The following coding sequences are from one Osmia bicornis bicornis chromosome 2, iOsmBic2.1, whole genome shotgun sequence window:
- the LOC114880308 gene encoding membrane metallo-endopeptidase-like 1, whose protein sequence is HPFIFLTHCVIQKTGYHIGSPTSIFTKYGFNFVVDMLRLLILASLGAVINASLLPDHLLNYPRGLQSLFGTERETGGEEKAERNVCNSAECKIIANLLKTSMDETVDPCDDFYEFACGKWSMKNPIPENRTEWSLWIMVSEKVENQVQSIIETKPKPNDLFAVKLAKKWYESCMDTDMIERRGAEPIISTLWRHGGWPLIMEEGEWDERIYHWQIVDDHFARLLGFNAFHDVRYSSLTYEGNDTILIDAPHLPLGVEKLLSVDAILNNMDSSDENNESGEGSQEAGSRERGEEQQQENQEEEENDEEKEENDLSTNIENRNKMVKRKNHKRLGHSRRHVSRHGTKKRTKRDALKEKIVHQILHQLKKANTHKVKSSKHGHLPMISGKSSMKKKNHQLHGKMAKGKNSKRLGHGKKKNNKNKVMIKHVHKRNLKKKSNVHKNKHHMQRKINNHRVHHAVNKMKLIHHKKMSLVNDTEGADNDLDNNVDTENGNEEESNNDKNNDESKDDIEDEENDVDNKNDDENEENDDETNNDEEENEEDNKENDEEENEGEDEDEDEDEKVDIEELKEKYKEFMLNVSLILSKARGIEISRETLMKDINDLFEFSLKMAELTLIKEKPVNITLRDFQKEYDTMESTTRNGKINWVKKVQKIFAEAGVDIEDDIDIVVTNPEYIKELHALLDKTPSKTIVSYVHWVFVSMAIMAGPEELRSLAENWFPRRMHFSSRPSECIQTVDISDIVAYQYVQQYFSEDTAKTARDMIDDIQKEVEYQIKESTWMNDDTKHFILDKLMNMKNLVGYPSWYKNTTMVKEYFQGLTIGPSYYENLLNYIRHLRWKNLRRIVETTGRDKSSEYLDPLMLNAFFIPTENSISVTAADFQSPLFALNRPWAVNFGIIGLVMGHEVNHGFDDEGHLYDHGGNLMEWLSAMADAYNKRAECFVNQFNKYSIVKGENYTIENYGNQTAGENIADTMGLQAVFRAYKRRERECGNPDPALPELEKFSNDQIFFLSFANLWCESIDRESLIKSTKYDVHSPGRLRVIGSVSNSEDFAKAFNCPIGSPMNPERKCNIWV, encoded by the exons CACCCATTCATCTTTCTTACACACTGTGTAATACAGAAGACTGGTTACCACATTGGGAGTCCGACTTCTATTTTCACGAAGTACGGCTTCAATTTCGTCGTTGACATGTTACGGCTTTTGATTTT AGCGTCTTTAGGCGCTGTTATAAACGCCAGTCTTTTACCTGATCATCTCCTGAATTACCCTCGAGGTTTGCAAAGTTTATTTGGCACTGAACGGGAAACTGGTGGTGAAGAGAAAGCGGAAAGGAACGTGTGTAATAGTGCggaatgtaaaataattg CGAATTTGCTCAAAACTAGTATGGACGAGACCGTAGATCCATGTGACGATTTTTACGAGTTTGCATGTGGAAAATGGTCAATGAAAAATCCCATTCCTGAGAATAGAACCGAATGGAGCTTGTGGATTATGGTGTCGGAGAAAGTTGAGAACCAAGTTCAAT CGATTATCGAAACTAAACCGAAACCCAATGATCTGTTTGCCGTCAAGCTTGCTAAGAAATGGTACGAAAGTTGCATGGATACAg ATATGATAGAAAGAAGAGGTGCGGAGCCAATAATATCCACTCTATGGAGACACGGAGGATGGCCACTAATTATGGAAGAAGGTGAATGGGACGAACGCATATATCACTGGCAAATAGTCGACGACCATTTTGCTCGTTTATTAGGATTTAACGCATTTCATGATGTGCGTTATTCAAGTCTCACTTATGAAGGCAACGATACGATACTg ATTGATGCCCCCCATTTACCACTCGGTGTGGAAAAGTTACTTTCTGTTGATGCTATATTGAATAATATGGACAGCAGTGATGAAAACAATGAAAGCGGAGAAGGTAGTCAGGAAGCAGGAAGCAGAGAAAGAGGTGAAGAACAACAACAAGAAAACcaggaggaggaagaaaatgatgaggagaaagaagaaaacgatCTAAGCACCAATATAGAGAACAGAAACAAAATGGTCAAAAGGAAGAATCACAAACGACTTGGTCATAGTAGAAGACATGTATCCAGGCATGGAACGAAGAAAAGGACAAAGAGAGACGCtctgaaagaaaaaatcgTGCATCAAATATTGCATCAATTGAAGAAGGCTAACACGCACAAAGTGAAATCATCGAAACATGGACACCTGCCTATGATCAGTGGCAAATCGTctatgaaaaagaagaatcatCAATTGCATGGAAAAATGGCGAAAGGAAAGAACAGCAAACGTCTGGGTCATggtaaaaagaagaataacaAGAATAAAGTGATGATAAAGCATGTTCACaaaagaaatttgaagaaaaaatcaaatgTTCACAAGAATAAACATCACATGCAGAGAAAGATTAACAATCATAGGGTTCATCATGCAGTGAATAAGATGAAACTAATACATCACAAAAAAATGTCTCTAGTTAATGATACTGAAGGTGCAGACAATGACTTAGACAATAATGTTGACACTGAAAATGGTaatgaagaagaaagtaaCAATGATAAGAATAATGACGAAAGCAAAGATGATATAGAAGATGAAGAGAATGATGTAGATAACAAGAATGACGACGAAAATGAAGAGAACGATGATGAAACAAACAATGATgaggaagaaaatgaagaggACAATAAAGAGaacgatgaagaagaaaatgaaggagAAGATGAAGATGAAGATGAAGATGAAAAAGTAGACATAgaagaattaaaagaaaagtacAAGGAATTTATGTTGAACGTTTCGTTAATACTTTCCAAAGCAAGAGGAATAGAAATATCGAGAGAAACATTGATGAAGGATATCAACGATCTCTTCGAATTCTCACTTAAAATGGCAGAA CTTACtcttataaaagaaaaacccGTAAATATAACTCTTCGAGATTTTCAAAAAGAATACGACACTATGGAATCCACCACACGCAATGGCAAG ATAAACTGGGTGAAAAAGGTGCAAAAAATATTCGCTGAAGCAGGTGTAGACATAGAAGACGATATTGATATTGTAGTAACGAATCCTGAATATATCAAAGAACTTCATGCTCTATTAGATAAAACCCCAAGTAAAACAATTG TCAGTTATGTTCACTGGGTATTTGTTAGTATGGCGATAATGGCTGGTCCAGAAGAACTTAGATCACTAGCAGAAAACTGGTTTCCAAGACGTATGCATTTTTCATCAAG ACCATCAGAATGTATACAGACAGTGGATATAAGTGACATTGTAGCATACCAATACGTGCAACAGTATTTCTCCGAAGATACAGCGAAAACg GCCAGAGATATGATTGATGACATACAAAAGGAGGTCGAATATCAGATCAAGGAATCGACGTGGATGAACGACGACACTaaacatttcattttagaCAAATTGATGAACATGAAGAATCTAGTTGGCTATCCAAGTTGGTATAAAAATACCACGATGGTGAAAGAATACTTCCAAGGG CTCACAATCGGGCCGTCCTACTATGAGAATCTGTTGAATTACATTCGACATTTGAGATGGAAAAACTTACGACGAATTGTGGAAACGACAGGTAGAGATAAATCCag CGAATATTTGGACCCTCTGATGTTAAATGCATTCTTCATACCTacagaaaattctattt ctgtgacagcgGCTGATTTTCAAAGTCCACTTTTCGCTCTGAATCGACCATG GGCTGTTAATTTCGGAATCATTGGTCTAGTCATGGGTCACGAAGTAAATCATGGTTTCGATGATGAAG GTCATCTTTATGACCATGGAGGAAATTTGATGGAATGGTTGTCTGCAATGGCAGATGCTTACAATAAGAGAGCAGAGTGTTTTGTTAATCAATTTAACAAGTACAGTATTGTTAAAGGAGAAAATTATACTATCGAG AACTATGGAAATCAAACAGCAGGTGAAAATATTGCTGACACAATGGGTTTGCAAGCTGTATTCAGAGCTTATAAACGTCGAGAACGAGAATGTGGAAATCCAGATCCAGCTTTACCggaattagaaaaattcagcaatgatcaaattttcttcttatcgTTTGCTAAC tTATGGTGTGAGTCAATAGACCGAGAATCTTTAATAAAAAGTACCAAATACGATGTGCACAGTCCAGGACGCTTACGAGTGATTGGTTCGGTGTCGAATTCAGAAGACTTTGCCAAAGCTTTCAACTGTCCGATTGGTAGCCCCATGAATCCGGAACGAAAATGCAACATAtgggtgtaa
- the LOC114880303 gene encoding endothelin-converting enzyme homolog, with the protein MVQIIWIFVFLGIIASGTCNILSHHLNSRWSFGANKESKTEESKIERSLCTTKQCQELAKLLMEGMKKNINPCDDFYEYVCGNWKIHNPLPPDEKRWNLVVKLQRNVDRRLEEILKSEATPDDLYAVKFSKRAYNACMDTDEMDKAGLQPLVSTLWRAGGWPLIMEEEEWDEQIFKWQTIDDYYANIIGLNAFHDLHIDRYWSSEEYDIIITSPHLPRMMSELITTEEIDMDSSDENNDSGEGSQEKGSEEDDRKDDEEENGEEDEFTLQRRKITKKKVNKQLENKTRINKHIKTRTERSITTRGNKHRQISDHQKNKREHENLNSDLYFSDDDVEHENINDDDIVSYNGNEEENGNIEQDKNNKESSGDYNDDEENEESGSSSGDYEDDEDDDDDDDDDDDDDGSGSGSGDGEGDKTDEDNSSEERRKESMDNIRKAKELRESYAKYMFNVSMALAKARGILVPEEKLKKDVADLLEFEINLLKIVYKYGGELNMTLQLFQKKYDCLVPVTNNGEINWIRKVENLFISGGMEIDKKIPVVIPSFSYIKNLKKLLDKTPSKTIVNYVHWNFLSRVIKTTTKEMRNWYWGSEIITVKKRSDLCITEIGAEYSLGYEYVKKYFSDKILQTALDMIDDIEKEVEYQIKESTWMDIKTKHSILDKLVYLKKIIGYPKSYRNNTIMNQHFKGLSVSRSHYDNILSIMRYLKWQKLKLIFKKEIETSEEFFMDPLTINAFFIAFYNAIEVTAADFQSPFFDSHQPWYTNFGAIGAIMAHEVNHGFDSRGRVYDKCGEYMAWLPAMAEAYEKRAECFEDQFTKYSVVYNKTVNIPLENYGKQTEAENIADTMGLQAAFRAYQRRQRICEEPDPMLPGLEDFSNEQLLFISFGNLWCEVADPEELGKKVRRDPHSLAPLRLIGSVSNSEDFAKTFNCPEGSPMNPKKKCNIWK; encoded by the exons ATGGTGCAAATCATATGGATTTT TGTGTTCCTTGGTATAATTGCCAGTGGCACTTGCAACATCCTGAGTCATCACCTTAATTCAAGGTGGTCATTTGGTGCAAATAAAGAATCAAAAACTGAGGAATCAAAAATAGAACGATCTCTTTGTACCACTAAACAATGTCAAGAACTTG CAAAACTGTTAATGGAAGGCatgaagaaaaatatcaaCCCATGCGATGATTTTTACGAGTACGTGTGTGGAAACTGGAAAATACACAACCCTCTTCCTCCAGATGAAAAACGATGGAACTTGGTAGTTAAACTTCAAAGAAATGTTGACAGACGTCTGGAAG AAATACTAAAAAGCGAAGCAACACCTGACGATCTCTATGCAGTGAAATTTTCTAAACGAGCGTATAATGCTTGCATGGACACAG ACGAAATGGACAAAGCAGGACTTCAACCACTCGTGTCTACATTGTGGAGAGCAGGTGGATGGCCATTAATAATGGAAGAAGAGGAATGGGACGAGCAAATATTTAAATGGCAAACCATAGACGATTATTATGCTAATATAATAGGTTTAAATGCCTTTCACGACTTGCACATTGACCGATACTGGAGCAGTGAAGAATATGATATAATT ATCACTTCTCCCCATCTACCCCGAATGATGAGCGAACTTATAACTACGGAAGAAATAGATATGGATAGCAGTGATGAAAATAACGATAGTGGAGAAGGAAGTCAAGAAAAAGGTAGCGAGGAAGATGATAGAAAAGACGATGAGGAGGAAAACGGCGAGGAAGATGAATTTACTCTacaaagaaggaaaataaccaaaaaaaaggttaataaacaactggaaaataaaacaagaatAAATAAGCACATCAAAACTAGAACTGAGAGAAGCATAACAACAAGAGGAAATAAACACAGACAAATTTCTGACCAtcaaaaaaacaaaagagagCATGAAAATTTGAACAGTGACTTATATTTCAGTGACGATGATGTTGAACATGAAAATATCAATGACGATGACATTGTTAGTTATAATGGTAATGAAGAAGAGAATGGAAATATCGAGCaagataaaaataacaaagaaaGCAGTGGTGATTACAATGATGAtgaagaaaacgaagaaagTGGTAGCAGCAGCGGTGATTATGAGGATGATGaggatgatgatgatgatgatgatgatgatgatgatgatgatggcAGTGGCAGTGGCAGTGGCGATGGTGAAGGCGATAAAACAGACGAAGATAATAGCAgcgaggaaagaagaaaggaaagcaTGGACAACATAAGAAAAGCGAAGGAATTAAGGGAGAGTTATGCAAAGTATATGTTTAATGTTAGCATGGCACTTGCTAAAGCCAGAGGAATTCTTGTACCAGAAGAGAAACTGAAGAAAGATGTCGCGGATTTGTTGGAATTTGAGATAAATTTGTTAAAG ATTGTATATAAGTATGGAGGAGAATTGAACATGACtcttcaattatttcaaaagaaatacgATTGTTTGGTACCTGTAACAAACAACGGAGAA ATAAATTGGAtaagaaaagtagaaaaccTTTTTATCAGTGGAGGAATGGagattgataaaaaaataccGGTCGTTATCCCATCTTTTAGCTACATCAAGaatcttaaaaaattattggaCAAAACACCGAGTAAAACAATTG TAAATTACGTACACTGGAATTTTCTTAGTAGAGTAATAAAGACTACCACAAAGGAAATGAGAAATTGGTATTGGGGTAGCGAAATAATAACTGTTAAAAAAAG ATCAGACCTATGCATCACTGAGATAGGAGCTGAATACAGTTTAGGATATGAATatgtaaagaaatatttctcgGATAAAATCTTGCAAACG GCTTTAGATATGATTGACGATATTGAAAAGGAAGTCGAGTATCAGATCAAAGAATCAACTTGGATGGATATTAAGACTAAACATTCCATCTTAGATAAATTGGTGTAcctgaagaaaataattggaTATCCAAAGTCATATCGAAATAATACTATTATGAATCAACACTTTAAAGGT CTTAGCGTTAGCCGATCGCATTACGATAATATTCTAAGCATAATGAGATATCTGAAAtggcaaaaattaaaattaatattcaagaaAGAGATTGAAACTTCTGAAGA ATTTTTCATGGATCCTTTAACAATAAATGCCTTTTTCATAGCCTTTTACAATGCCATAG AGGTAACTGCGGCAGACTTTCAGAGTCCTTTCTTCGATTCTCATCAACCATG GTATACCAATTTTGGGGCTATTGGAGCCATTATGGCTCACGAAGTGAATCACGGTTTCGATAGCAGAG GTCGCGTATATGACAAATGTGGTGAATACATGGCATGGTTACCTGCAATGGCAGAAGCATACGAGAAAAGAGCAGAATGTTTTGAAGATCAATTTACCAAGTATAGTGTAGTATACAATAAAACAGTGAATATCCCGTTAGAG AATTACGGCAAACAAACCGAAGCAGAAAATATTGCGGATACAATGGGTTTGCAAGCGGCATTCAGAGCTTATCAACGAAGGCAACGAATATGTGAAGAACCTGATCCCATGTTGCCAGGATTAGAGGATTTCAGTAACGAACAACTCTTATTCATATCCTTTGGCAAc TTATGGTGTGAAGTCGCGGATCCAGAAGAGTTAGGAAAGAAAGTGCGAAGGGATCCTCATAGTTTGGCTCCATTAAGATTGATTGGTtctgtatcgaattccgaagATTTTGCTAAAACTTTCAATTGCCCAGAAGGAAGTCCAATGAACCCGAAGAAGAAATGCAACATATGGAAATAA